In Limisalsivibrio acetivorans, one genomic interval encodes:
- a CDS encoding DUF503 domain-containing protein, whose product MVIGSVVFILGVEQAFSLKDKRKIISGLKRKISNRFNVAVSEVGSADLWNRAEIGIVTLSSKRNHVERQLSKVMDFVESYPEVEVMGISEEIF is encoded by the coding sequence CTTGGCGTGGAGCAGGCCTTCTCGCTGAAGGATAAGAGAAAGATAATCTCCGGGCTTAAACGGAAGATATCGAACAGGTTCAATGTTGCCGTAAGTGAAGTCGGTTCAGCCGATCTCTGGAACAGAGCGGAGATCGGCATTGTTACCCTTTCCTCCAAAAGGAACCATGTGGAGAGGCAGCTCTCCAAGGTTATGGATTTTGTGGAATCCTACCCTGAGGTGGAGGTTATGGGCATTTCCGAGGAGATATTTTAG
- the rbfA gene encoding 30S ribosome-binding factor RbfA — protein sequence MHRIERVSELLKEEISRIIQFEVKDPKVRSVVVTTIDVSRDLSYAKVFFTTFEKDDKKGILRGLMRSAGFINHRLAKKIRLKKIPKLSFHIDESGEYGEYIDGIIREIKDDDSGDERDS from the coding sequence ATGCACAGAATAGAGCGGGTTTCGGAGCTCCTCAAGGAGGAGATCTCCCGTATCATACAGTTTGAGGTGAAGGACCCGAAGGTGCGCAGTGTTGTTGTTACAACCATAGATGTGAGCCGTGATCTAAGCTATGCGAAGGTTTTCTTCACCACCTTTGAGAAGGACGACAAAAAGGGTATCCTGCGCGGGCTCATGCGCTCCGCCGGTTTTATAAACCACCGGCTTGCCAAGAAGATTCGCCTCAAGAAGATACCCAAGCTCTCCTTTCATATCGATGAATCAGGGGAATACGGCGAATATATTGACGGCATTATACGTGAAATAAAGGATGATGATTCCGGCGATGAACGGGATAGTTAA
- the truB gene encoding tRNA pseudouridine(55) synthase TruB: protein MNGIVNLYKEKGMTSFKAVDRLRRVLKVKKSGHLGTLDPLAEGVLPICIGNATKFVNYLMDVEKEYVGEMELGFATDSYDTEGEVTAEEKGIVPSEDDVLAVLAELTGDVELPIPAFSAVKLNGKRAYELARKGEIEDAGRRVMGVRSIELMEYSYPRCVIRVRCAKGTYIRSIIHEAGLRLGCYARMSGLIRTANGKLTAKESVTLERLEELKEEGRAEEAVTPVWDMLNWPRATVDAYAARLVLNGVSIKEENYSTFPSDLAEGEHCFIEDEAGKILAFALKKNAGNSPLKIVKVIGKND, encoded by the coding sequence ATGAACGGGATAGTTAATCTATACAAAGAGAAGGGGATGACTTCCTTTAAGGCTGTGGACAGGCTCCGCAGGGTATTAAAGGTTAAGAAGTCCGGTCACCTCGGAACACTCGACCCTCTCGCAGAGGGGGTTCTCCCTATCTGCATCGGCAACGCCACCAAGTTCGTAAACTATCTTATGGATGTGGAAAAGGAGTATGTCGGTGAGATGGAGCTGGGCTTCGCCACCGATTCCTACGACACCGAGGGTGAGGTAACAGCGGAGGAGAAGGGCATTGTCCCGTCGGAGGATGATGTTCTTGCTGTGCTGGCTGAGCTTACCGGTGATGTGGAGCTTCCTATCCCCGCATTCTCCGCAGTTAAGCTGAACGGCAAGCGTGCCTATGAGCTGGCCCGCAAGGGTGAGATCGAGGATGCGGGCAGGCGTGTTATGGGCGTTAGGTCCATTGAACTGATGGAATACAGCTACCCCAGATGCGTTATCAGGGTTCGATGCGCCAAGGGTACCTATATAAGGAGCATCATCCACGAGGCAGGTCTTCGGCTCGGCTGTTATGCAAGGATGAGTGGACTGATACGAACAGCGAACGGGAAGCTTACAGCGAAGGAGTCCGTTACCCTCGAAAGGCTCGAAGAGCTTAAGGAAGAGGGGAGGGCGGAGGAAGCTGTTACGCCGGTCTGGGATATGCTGAACTGGCCGAGAGCCACTGTGGATGCTTATGCTGCAAGGCTTGTGCTCAACGGGGTTTCCATAAAAGAGGAGAACTACAGCACATTTCCTTCGGATTTGGCCGAGGGGGAGCATTGTTTTATAGAGGATGAAGCGGGAAAGATCCTCGCTTTTGCTCTGAAAAAGAATGCTGGCAATTCTCCTTTAAAGATAGTAAAAGTGATAGGTAAGAATGACTGA
- the rpsO gene encoding 30S ribosomal protein S15, which yields MALDKEKKNGIIEKFKTHENDTGSPEVQVAILTERITYLTEHFKENPKDHHSRRGLLLLVSQRRQLLDYVKKKDYKRYRSLIEALGIRK from the coding sequence ATGGCACTTGATAAGGAAAAGAAAAACGGTATTATTGAGAAATTTAAAACACACGAGAACGATACAGGTTCACCCGAAGTGCAGGTAGCTATACTTACGGAAAGAATAACCTACCTCACTGAACACTTTAAAGAAAATCCCAAGGATCATCACTCCAGACGCGGACTCCTTCTCCTCGTTAGCCAGAGGCGTCAGCTTCTCGACTACGTGAAGAAGAAGGACTACAAGAGATACCGCTCACTGATCGAGGCCTTAGGAATCAGGAAGTAA
- the pnp gene encoding polyribonucleotide nucleotidyltransferase, with product MEKETYEVSVQLSETAEPIVFETGWKAKQANGSIWIRQGGTVILVTATGRKEASDTADFFPLTVNYIEKFYSVGKVPGGFLKRENRPSDKETLTSRLIDRPLRPMFPDGFRNETQVICTVVSFDGKNMPDMLATNAASAALMISDIPFNGPIAGVRVGKKDGELIIDPSYEIFDELDMNIIVCGNDDAINMVEAGMNMVTEDEVIEALEFAHANIKKIIAVQRELTSQVGKDKFEYKDFSVPKDLIAEAEAELGQKIHDALVIPGKLDKYAALDEIRDSYFEKLEETLGEEYAEKKSLYKEVWHSVEKKVFREFTLGKGERIDGRGPKDVRPIDIEVDLLPMPHGSALFTRGETQGLVTATLGTKTDTQMLDNIEGSSKKRFMLHYNFPPFCVGEVGFLRAPGRREIGHGALAERSLLPILPDEEEFPYSIRVVSEILESNGSSSMASVCGGCLSLMDAGVPVKGVVAGVAMGLIKEGDRHTVLSDIMGTEDHLGDMDFKVAGTEDGITALQMDIKIEGLSRDLLVEALSQAKESRLHILSKMKECLAEPRAELSETAPRYISMKINPEKIGLLIGPGGKNIRSIVDDTGAQIDIDDEGVVNVFAVDKESIDAAIARINETVQELEDDKVYTAKVKKIMDYGAFVELIPGVEALLHVSQYSNERIQSIADYLKVGDEVDVKYQGKDQNGRHKISRKVLL from the coding sequence ATGGAAAAAGAGACCTATGAAGTGTCGGTTCAGCTTAGTGAAACAGCTGAACCGATAGTATTTGAAACAGGCTGGAAAGCTAAGCAGGCTAACGGTAGCATATGGATCCGCCAGGGCGGAACAGTTATCCTCGTTACAGCAACCGGCAGAAAAGAAGCCTCCGACACTGCGGACTTCTTCCCCCTTACAGTTAACTACATTGAGAAGTTCTACTCTGTAGGTAAGGTACCCGGCGGTTTCCTCAAGAGGGAGAACAGACCCTCCGATAAGGAAACTCTTACATCAAGGCTTATCGACAGGCCCCTCAGGCCTATGTTCCCCGACGGTTTCAGGAATGAAACCCAGGTGATCTGCACCGTTGTTTCCTTCGACGGTAAAAACATGCCCGATATGCTCGCAACCAATGCCGCCAGTGCGGCTCTCATGATCTCCGACATACCCTTTAACGGACCCATCGCAGGTGTGCGTGTGGGTAAGAAAGACGGCGAGCTTATTATCGACCCCTCCTACGAGATCTTCGACGAACTCGACATGAACATTATCGTATGCGGTAATGACGATGCCATTAACATGGTTGAAGCGGGCATGAATATGGTAACCGAAGATGAGGTTATCGAAGCCCTTGAGTTTGCCCACGCAAACATCAAGAAGATCATCGCTGTTCAAAGGGAGCTTACTTCCCAGGTCGGTAAGGATAAGTTTGAGTACAAAGACTTCTCCGTTCCCAAGGACCTCATCGCAGAGGCGGAAGCGGAGCTTGGTCAGAAGATACACGATGCTCTCGTTATCCCCGGTAAGCTTGATAAGTATGCTGCACTTGATGAAATCAGGGACAGCTACTTCGAAAAGCTCGAGGAAACCCTCGGCGAAGAGTACGCAGAGAAGAAATCCCTCTACAAAGAGGTATGGCACTCTGTGGAGAAGAAGGTATTCCGTGAATTCACCCTCGGTAAGGGTGAGCGTATCGACGGCAGAGGACCCAAGGATGTCCGCCCCATTGATATCGAAGTGGACCTTCTCCCTATGCCCCACGGCTCCGCACTCTTCACAAGAGGAGAGACACAGGGTCTTGTGACGGCTACCCTCGGTACTAAAACCGATACTCAGATGCTGGACAACATCGAAGGAAGCTCCAAGAAGCGTTTTATGCTTCATTACAACTTCCCCCCCTTCTGCGTGGGTGAGGTAGGTTTCCTCAGAGCTCCCGGCAGAAGAGAGATTGGCCACGGCGCCCTTGCTGAGCGTTCACTCCTCCCCATCCTCCCCGATGAAGAGGAATTCCCCTATTCTATCAGGGTTGTTTCCGAGATCCTTGAGTCCAACGGCTCCTCCTCCATGGCTTCGGTCTGCGGCGGATGTCTCAGCCTCATGGATGCCGGTGTACCCGTGAAAGGCGTTGTGGCAGGTGTTGCCATGGGTCTTATCAAGGAAGGGGACAGACACACCGTACTCAGCGATATTATGGGAACTGAGGACCACCTCGGCGATATGGACTTCAAGGTGGCTGGAACCGAAGACGGTATCACAGCACTCCAGATGGACATCAAGATCGAAGGTCTTTCAAGGGATCTCCTTGTTGAAGCACTCTCTCAGGCGAAGGAGTCAAGGCTCCACATCCTCTCCAAGATGAAGGAATGCCTTGCAGAGCCCAGAGCAGAGCTTTCCGAAACAGCACCCAGATATATCTCCATGAAGATCAATCCCGAGAAGATCGGTCTTCTCATCGGCCCCGGCGGTAAAAACATCCGCTCCATCGTGGATGACACCGGTGCACAGATAGATATCGACGACGAAGGCGTGGTTAACGTATTTGCAGTGGACAAAGAGTCCATCGATGCAGCCATAGCCCGCATAAACGAAACCGTTCAGGAACTGGAAGATGACAAGGTCTACACCGCAAAGGTGAAGAAGATCATGGACTACGGCGCATTCGTGGAACTTATTCCCGGCGTTGAAGCCCTTCTCCATGTTTCCCAGTACAGCAATGAGCGCATCCAGAGCATCGCAGACTACCTCAAGGTAGGCGACGAAGTGGATGTTAAGTACCAGGGTAAGGACCAGAACGGCAGACATAAAATTTCACGCAAGGTACTTCTGTGA
- a CDS encoding M16 family metallopeptidase, which produces MKPELASFGKIPIITDKTVASGGLVSVCITFRNGSTSEPPSINGVSHFIEHMVFKGTPTHSAEEISRETEKLGGYLNAFTTKEQTSYYISGFSENFPEFLRILLDIVFNPLMRDEDFYHEQKVILTEIASLKDNPEEYLDEISESFLFNGHPLAMPISGTAKEVSALSPGTLRDFYRSYYTPANCIISAAGDVTSGDIISILEEKGIDPGTGEMNTLPAEAKYTAFMHSEKSSSEHLYAQYLYPAFPATDGRRYALGTLNMILGGLMSSRLFQEIREKRGLCYNIESDVGLYSTGGSISVFCGCEKESFDEVDELIRREIEKISRNGITVDELTLARNQMLYSFFSGTETAGSRMFANIRHIFHYNRLVSRDEIREGIESVTLDDVNSLSEQIFADGGSRCLLLPSE; this is translated from the coding sequence ATGAAGCCGGAACTTGCATCCTTTGGTAAAATCCCGATTATAACAGACAAAACGGTCGCCTCTGGCGGCCTTGTTTCTGTCTGTATCACTTTTAGAAACGGAAGCACATCCGAACCACCCTCAATCAACGGCGTTTCCCATTTTATTGAGCATATGGTATTTAAGGGCACTCCGACCCATAGTGCCGAGGAGATCAGCCGTGAGACGGAGAAGCTGGGCGGCTACCTGAACGCATTTACAACAAAGGAACAAACCTCATACTACATAAGCGGTTTTTCGGAAAACTTCCCCGAATTTCTCCGAATCCTCCTTGATATAGTCTTTAATCCCCTCATGCGGGATGAGGATTTCTATCATGAACAGAAGGTTATACTCACCGAGATAGCCTCTCTCAAGGACAATCCCGAGGAATACCTGGACGAGATATCCGAATCGTTCCTTTTTAATGGCCACCCTCTGGCAATGCCGATATCCGGCACCGCCAAGGAGGTCTCAGCCCTCAGCCCCGGTACACTTCGAGACTTCTATCGAAGCTATTACACCCCCGCAAACTGCATAATCAGTGCAGCTGGTGATGTGACGAGCGGTGATATAATCAGTATCCTTGAAGAGAAGGGAATAGACCCGGGCACAGGTGAGATGAACACCCTTCCAGCGGAGGCTAAATATACAGCTTTCATGCACTCTGAAAAGAGCTCCTCGGAGCATCTATACGCCCAGTATCTGTACCCCGCCTTCCCCGCAACGGACGGTCGGAGATACGCCCTAGGAACACTCAACATGATCCTCGGAGGCCTTATGAGCTCCCGTCTGTTTCAGGAAATCAGGGAGAAGAGGGGGCTGTGCTACAACATCGAATCGGATGTCGGCCTCTATTCCACAGGGGGGTCAATCTCTGTCTTCTGTGGGTGCGAAAAGGAGAGTTTCGATGAGGTTGATGAGCTTATAAGGCGTGAGATCGAAAAGATATCAAGAAACGGTATAACCGTGGATGAGCTGACGCTTGCCAGAAACCAGATGCTCTACTCCTTCTTCTCCGGCACAGAAACCGCCGGAAGCAGGATGTTCGCCAATATCCGCCATATATTCCACTACAACAGGCTTGTTTCAAGGGATGAGATTCGCGAAGGTATTGAATCTGTAACCCTTGATGATGTAAACTCGCTCTCTGAACAAATTTTTGCCGATGGAGGTTCCAGATGTCTTCTTTTACCGTCAGAATAG
- the dut gene encoding dUTP diphosphatase: MSSFTVRIVSSEGEEHIPSYTTSGSAGVDLRAAEEGRILCGEWKLVSTGLKMEIPKGYEGQVRPRSGLALKHGVTVLNSPGTIDSDYRGDIGVILMNNSAQTFVYEKGDRIAQMVFAKTERAVFEHVETLEDTDRASGGFGHSGVK; the protein is encoded by the coding sequence ATGTCTTCTTTTACCGTCAGAATAGTAAGCAGTGAAGGTGAGGAGCATATACCCTCGTACACAACCAGCGGCTCTGCTGGTGTTGATCTCCGTGCAGCGGAAGAGGGGAGGATACTCTGCGGAGAGTGGAAGCTCGTTTCGACGGGGTTGAAGATGGAGATACCCAAAGGGTACGAGGGGCAGGTCCGCCCCAGAAGCGGCCTTGCTTTGAAGCACGGTGTAACTGTTTTGAACTCCCCCGGAACCATAGACTCCGATTACAGAGGCGACATAGGCGTAATTCTTATGAACAATTCCGCCCAGACTTTTGTATATGAAAAGGGGGACAGGATAGCCCAGATGGTTTTTGCAAAGACCGAGAGGGCGGTTTTCGAGCATGTGGAGACCCTTGAGGATACGGACAGAGCCTCCGGAGGATTCGGTCACTCCGGCGTGAAATAG
- the glgP gene encoding alpha-glucan family phosphorylase yields the protein MKINEFNVLPDFPEELRPLEDMAYNLWWCWNHDARELFKTINPDAWEKSKHNPMTVLGSLTRDDYEKLKQDPVFMSRLEEQYRLFQEYMSLPKWFEQKYKEHKDEDMLVAYFSAEYGIHESVKLYSGGLGVLSGDHCKSASDLGIPFVAVGLLYRNGYFHQYLNSDGWQQEYYPYNEFYNMPLERAKTPEGEDVFVDVKIEDRTVRVSVWVMKVGTIRLVLLDSDVEGNSPHDRHVTGQLYGGDTSMRLRQEIILGVAGYRALRAMGEKPSVYHINEGHPSFLTLERIRQYVSEGIDLRTAAEVVRKSTLFTTHTPVPAGFDVFGTDQIQRYLGPLFEDAGFNLNQLMGFGRVNPFDESEGFAMAICGIKLSTYRNGVSKLHGDVSRKMFKNLWPNALTNSVPVGHVTNGIHLPTFISEDFKALYNRYLSENWYYKPYDFSVWENADTIPDAALFSAKQRQREKLIVFARKHLKKQILHRGGTSGELLKADEVLNPDCLTIGFARRFATYKRGYLLFMDEQRLHQILNNADRPVQIIIAGKAHPKDNGGKEIIKKIFHICRKPMFRDKIVFIEDYDIEVARYLAHGVDIWLNTPRRPMEASGTSGMKIAANGGLNLSILDGWWDEGYNGENGWAIGAGEQYDKESYQDHVESMELYDKLESEIIPMFYSRDKADVPREWTKMMKQAIKTCASFFNTSRMVMDYTDKYYARLHKLNRAFRANKYEEAKKFIEWKDTLLSGWDSLSFVDTAVDASEMKMGADVHFTAKVKTDKINSEHISVCALVEYDGESGEFVDPEFVELELDSQEGDLYSFSTKDVIKKAGKMKVAFAALPKHEFLQERFELNQIKWA from the coding sequence ATGAAAATAAATGAATTCAATGTACTTCCCGATTTTCCCGAAGAGCTCAGGCCGCTCGAGGATATGGCATACAACCTTTGGTGGTGCTGGAACCACGACGCAAGGGAGCTTTTTAAGACCATAAATCCCGATGCTTGGGAGAAGTCCAAGCACAACCCGATGACAGTACTAGGAAGCCTTACCCGAGACGACTACGAGAAGCTTAAGCAGGATCCTGTTTTTATGTCCCGTCTTGAGGAGCAGTACAGGCTATTTCAGGAGTATATGAGTCTCCCGAAGTGGTTCGAGCAGAAGTATAAGGAGCATAAGGACGAGGATATGCTCGTTGCCTATTTCTCTGCAGAGTACGGCATACACGAATCCGTGAAACTCTATTCCGGAGGTCTAGGCGTTCTTTCAGGTGATCACTGCAAATCCGCCAGCGACCTCGGTATACCCTTTGTGGCCGTGGGTCTCCTCTACCGCAACGGCTACTTCCATCAGTACCTCAATTCCGACGGATGGCAGCAGGAATACTACCCGTATAACGAGTTCTACAACATGCCCCTCGAAAGGGCGAAAACCCCCGAAGGGGAAGATGTTTTTGTGGATGTGAAGATAGAGGACCGCACGGTGCGTGTGAGTGTCTGGGTTATGAAGGTTGGAACCATCAGGCTTGTCCTCCTCGATTCCGATGTGGAGGGGAACAGCCCCCACGACAGGCACGTTACCGGACAGCTCTACGGTGGCGATACGAGCATGCGACTTCGCCAGGAGATTATCCTCGGTGTTGCAGGCTACAGAGCTCTCAGGGCTATGGGTGAGAAACCCTCGGTTTACCATATAAACGAAGGGCACCCCAGCTTCCTTACCCTCGAGCGTATACGTCAGTATGTAAGTGAAGGTATCGACCTTCGTACAGCGGCGGAGGTTGTACGCAAAAGTACTCTTTTTACCACGCACACACCCGTTCCCGCAGGCTTTGACGTCTTCGGAACGGATCAGATACAGCGTTACCTCGGTCCCCTCTTCGAGGATGCGGGCTTTAACCTTAACCAGCTTATGGGCTTCGGCCGTGTGAACCCCTTCGACGAGAGCGAGGGTTTTGCAATGGCGATCTGCGGGATTAAGCTGAGTACCTACCGAAACGGGGTAAGTAAGCTCCACGGTGATGTATCGCGTAAGATGTTTAAAAACCTCTGGCCCAATGCCCTCACAAACTCTGTACCTGTGGGGCATGTTACAAACGGTATACACCTCCCCACCTTTATATCAGAGGACTTCAAGGCGCTGTATAACCGCTACCTCTCCGAAAACTGGTACTACAAACCGTACGATTTCAGCGTATGGGAGAATGCGGACACGATACCCGATGCCGCACTCTTCAGCGCAAAACAGCGTCAGCGTGAGAAGCTTATAGTATTTGCAAGAAAGCATCTTAAAAAACAGATACTCCACAGGGGAGGAACATCCGGAGAGCTCCTTAAGGCGGATGAAGTCCTTAATCCTGATTGCCTCACCATAGGCTTCGCAAGGCGTTTCGCCACATATAAAAGGGGGTATCTGCTCTTCATGGACGAGCAGAGGCTTCACCAGATACTGAATAACGCCGACAGACCTGTGCAGATTATCATCGCCGGTAAGGCTCATCCCAAGGACAACGGGGGCAAGGAGATCATCAAGAAGATCTTTCACATATGCCGTAAGCCGATGTTCAGGGATAAGATCGTGTTCATCGAGGACTACGACATCGAAGTCGCCAGATACCTCGCCCACGGCGTTGATATATGGCTTAACACCCCCCGCAGGCCGATGGAGGCATCCGGAACTAGCGGTATGAAGATCGCTGCCAACGGCGGACTGAATCTTTCTATCCTCGACGGATGGTGGGACGAAGGCTACAACGGTGAGAACGGCTGGGCCATCGGCGCAGGCGAACAGTACGATAAAGAGAGCTATCAGGACCATGTGGAGAGCATGGAGCTTTACGACAAGCTCGAGAGTGAGATAATCCCCATGTTCTACTCCAGAGATAAGGCGGATGTGCCCAGGGAGTGGACGAAGATGATGAAGCAGGCGATAAAGACCTGCGCTTCATTCTTCAATACATCACGCATGGTTATGGATTACACCGATAAATACTATGCCAGACTGCATAAACTGAACCGTGCGTTCAGGGCAAACAAATACGAAGAGGCTAAGAAGTTCATCGAGTGGAAGGATACACTTCTCAGTGGATGGGACAGCCTGAGCTTTGTTGATACTGCAGTTGATGCCTCAGAGATGAAGATGGGTGCAGATGTGCACTTTACAGCGAAGGTAAAGACGGATAAGATCAACTCTGAACATATTTCGGTATGTGCACTTGTTGAATATGACGGTGAAAGTGGTGAGTTTGTTGACCCTGAGTTCGTTGAGCTCGAGCTGGATTCCCAGGAAGGGGATCTCTACAGCTTCAGCACCAAGGATGTTATTAAGAAAGCGGGTAAGATGAAGGTCGCCTTCGCTGCACTGCCGAAGCATGAATTCTTACAGGAGAGGTTCGAGTTAAATCAGATAAAATGGGCATAA
- a CDS encoding PaaI family thioesterase: MGIRYSLPHSTGCFICGEENRFGLNTRFFAEDETVYTDINIPLKYCGYKNVIHGGIVTALLDETMGWAAFIYGSKDYMLFTRNLEIKYRRNTPAETDLRVVTRFTERRKILYGAAGKIIDAEGTVYAEGKGEFAPIPEEKLEETFGYLLFNEDEEYHPVFMRLYNRWLEHTAG; the protein is encoded by the coding sequence ATGGGCATAAGATACAGTTTACCCCATTCCACCGGATGCTTTATATGCGGTGAAGAGAACAGGTTCGGGCTGAATACCCGGTTTTTTGCAGAGGACGAAACGGTTTACACGGATATAAATATCCCCCTGAAATACTGTGGATACAAGAATGTTATCCATGGGGGTATAGTTACTGCGCTGTTGGATGAAACAATGGGGTGGGCGGCTTTCATATACGGCTCCAAGGACTATATGCTGTTCACCCGCAACCTTGAGATAAAGTACAGGCGAAACACGCCTGCGGAAACGGATCTGCGTGTTGTTACCCGTTTCACCGAGAGAAGGAAGATCCTCTACGGTGCAGCCGGTAAGATTATTGATGCAGAGGGAACGGTTTATGCCGAAGGGAAAGGGGAGTTTGCCCCCATACCCGAGGAGAAGCTGGAGGAGACATTCGGCTACCTTCTTTTTAACGAGGATGAGGAGTAC